A window of Deltaproteobacteria bacterium genomic DNA:
CTACCGGACCGATCTTCTCGCGCATCAGGCTCACCAGCTCCGGCACCAGCGCTTCCTCCGTGATCTCCACCCCGGCCTTCACCACGATCAAGCCCAGCGGCAGTTGCCCCTTCAGCGCGTCGGCCACGCCCAGCACGGCGCACTCCGCCACCGCCGGGTGCGCGGCAAGCACTTCCTCCATGGCGCCGGTGGAGAGCCGGTGCCCGGCGACGTTGATGACGTCGTCGA
This region includes:
- the prpE gene encoding propionyl-CoA synthetase (catalyzes the formation of propionyl-CoA using propionate as a substrate; PrpE from Ralstonia solanacearum can produce acetyl-, propionyl-, butyryl- and acrylyl-coenzyme A, and Salmonella enterica produces propionyl- and butyryl-coenzyme A; not expressed in Escherichia coli when grown on propionate/minimal media; ATP-dependent), with amino-acid sequence DDVINVAGHRLSTGAMEEVLAAHPAVAECAVLGVADALKGQLPLGLIVVKAGVEITEEALVPELVSLMREKIGPVADFKQALLVKRLPKTRSGKILRGTVRSMADGTPYKAPATIDDPVILDEIREDLGRLGYPRA